The proteins below are encoded in one region of Paracoccus sp. N5:
- a CDS encoding annexin, whose product MTRSFAPPATRTLPPAPAPRRQTPAPRGTSTLMPEEDRWTELSIILLDMLEATGRGSAAGQRDPPAAPPPAVPPPTGDVTDTATDLTGTPRPPAALPGGSDAALLKGEDRPRATGPVPMPAFPQGGTPLPEAAPPTAPPEAAPKPAGVPPAPASGEAGGPSPGAIVRRWQGQVRATGAAIPPPDVKVPPEGSARLAKLGAGAQKRHAAARDGMTRDAVETVPKPPEIDTTPPAPPPPNPVPEHTQKVLAASGKHLPDQQSIALNASPEREVEGQKIGGTVPPLGVRPVDPDLFQVLITPAARTLAQLPPGASAEDVRNQKETPEQRRVRIALETLTRTGDAPDRKGRGPAVIAPDIGPFKAEGTTPENRARIGELVARLMANTRASATDILVRLRKNAFAREALFKNFPDIGAEMLDGLETALTGDLKDIADAAGISGAELDEMVAKRRKELEDAKTKAADTVNTQAGEAKKTVTEEGQKTSDAIAGAAEAAEEETLRRQTAVAGENDPGVVHARRDRIVAWFREHVTTQITHYQRAGDKRQAELTTARGEQQDAYRTLAQREIYQVMTPAPPRAARNPADKPREQALADVSVQIRLWSDQQIQAATEHFRKALALAAATTDSNRKAIEGAGSAGIEAARQWAEDKILAGKSWWERFVARIRRWLSQAKDVNEQWRVRRGRENAKAIADDLLGAELAAKALAKEVDQNTAQQINQMTDAQKAAFGTFYNKAKGKHPLDFAADRLSDNLTRDHQAGANETFEAALIAMPVSGGDHATANKLNDVARTQGAGFDAARIAQNVHAAMDQWGTDEQRIYDSLRSMTALQGAVVRKMYRAIFDSDLDSDLESEMGGEELDQAMAELEGKQAKADAIALHDAMAGLGTDEATIMRTLRNKSEAEREAIRAEYLRMYGVTLDADLKDDLSDGNEIAQANALLAGDNELADAIEFDEAMRGGIISTGTDEKRIEEVQNRVRTEVLAMAKGQNWTSEEMEAEVRRRLALIEKKFGERYADVEQYNAPGLEGTTVLRRAFRSELSGAELDLANALQDNDLIKADAARIEIERTGFYASDDRINGVLRSQYERALEARRLDEGPARNMRVRRLVDDLRHKSGVSEEEISRQRMALERQMEKEIQDGAQQDSRLSMDSLKQVYQDKYFWPLEYVVEVNMSGEDRNKARNMLEQGGRLDPLQEIEYATRTAGTDEEAVRRVVGSMTKAELDVLAAQWEKRHPGQKFRAMLIDELDGRDLSDVLDMYDHGKPTSALEAIAQEERRVDREANQLTGVLGGAAAGHEAAWMQSELGRLQELKAGLLRTDWPDTDEAREERAQLGEELDFRVERVQAAVEDHRRRIDSVTDMASQIVGIVVGLVVAALITVATAGTAGPIMVAVLASLYATVATMATKLLIKGGAYGTQDFAIDAAVGVVDAAMSAATAGMGTKILGPIKSLVRGTRLPALAGRIGRTGLAQRLAGLEGSGLVARAGRAIAPTREGVERAVARFAAEGIEDAASSLPSTVIQTMADDNMWKGDPLANFLTGTGMGLLQSVAMSRTLDLSLTAGGGLFRMGHSALFEPGNIGRVRELNRIIGDHFEAFRHENPDASMADFLASPQGRKARAEIEQSGLMQEIRASVEAAEAASRRPADAGPEMARTAGSPDADAPRVEAMRAVLPELIRQGTFVTPDPDLPGRSVHVEPLRIGNRIVGVDVRVGPGATALDVALHAGTIHAMQKYMGVLGNVRRVLHDLIHRANATGLTVGSRGWEAQLELAKLPAIIHERMEALARAGSSADAALRAQAEVRWLDAQLLRHRLILADPRLAAQQGRGFVAAEDAGDAEAEESAKKLLKGDLPERVNPKAVDTLFAMARHADQEAVVNFLASLRQRNAEFAQRAASAVDQVRGTKFAELLQARAADLDARAKSRQEHLDRLRAERLPERVARFIETMAKVADTGPQQTTRMFDETLDWITNPPRPAAGDDAGRSLALFEWRKAEIDTMHEMTDLLGTIMADTDLALRFVDADASRAGIPEFDRYDALQARLAKIQEFNAALDEAMADVRAGRLSLDRVKTGDVPSRLRDALAGLDAQGPEKARTLLQHLPFSEGLHGRRPASRETKWIARGEIEAPGTSDRLEGMFERSILQQNIEAMEKLRQFIRDFEPDLVLGVERGGAFLIESLGPGFPTRTVPKAPDLKGRKKPLSEFEQPKPEGFEDVQGQRAPHLVKAIMDAIGDGTQEAYRFVVVDVIMGGGGITDIRRNVFDEVMRRLPDHLRSKVRFESIWLREQHGFERSDLAPEVNDLLGFLNVADDPAPIMGRLRDAAHQSPEVFRDAVMDFALNSLPDDLTGSQTPINQIRSWLANWQRLTDPEALAILRDIFRADPRQRAYLLGDGLEALGPFEARFLQEGVNLTERIIPVRLAAGDDMKMVMEPGTSSDPIVIVDIKTGRSHVLPLGIVDPVTKETLTSQRAIVAALLQGHFKLEW is encoded by the coding sequence ATGACCCGCAGCTTCGCCCCGCCTGCAACCAGGACGCTGCCGCCCGCCCCGGCGCCGCGCCGCCAGACGCCTGCGCCGCGCGGCACCTCCACCCTCATGCCGGAGGAGGATCGCTGGACCGAACTGTCGATCATCCTGCTGGACATGCTCGAAGCCACCGGCCGCGGCTCGGCCGCGGGCCAGCGCGACCCGCCCGCAGCGCCGCCGCCGGCGGTGCCGCCGCCGACCGGGGACGTCACCGATACAGCCACCGACCTGACAGGCACGCCGCGCCCGCCCGCCGCGCTGCCCGGCGGCTCGGACGCGGCGCTGCTGAAGGGCGAGGACAGGCCACGGGCGACCGGGCCGGTGCCGATGCCCGCATTCCCCCAAGGCGGAACGCCCCTGCCCGAGGCCGCGCCGCCGACCGCTCCGCCCGAGGCCGCGCCGAAACCCGCGGGCGTGCCGCCCGCCCCCGCATCGGGCGAAGCCGGGGGGCCGTCGCCCGGCGCCATCGTCCGGCGCTGGCAGGGGCAGGTCCGCGCCACCGGCGCCGCGATCCCGCCGCCCGACGTCAAGGTGCCGCCGGAGGGCTCGGCCCGGCTGGCAAAACTCGGGGCCGGGGCGCAAAAGCGCCATGCGGCGGCGCGCGATGGCATGACCAGGGACGCCGTCGAGACCGTGCCGAAGCCGCCCGAGATCGACACCACCCCGCCCGCCCCGCCGCCGCCGAACCCGGTTCCCGAGCACACGCAAAAGGTGCTCGCCGCCTCGGGCAAGCACCTGCCGGACCAGCAGTCGATTGCGCTGAACGCCTCGCCCGAACGCGAGGTTGAGGGGCAGAAGATCGGCGGCACCGTGCCGCCGCTGGGCGTCCGCCCGGTCGATCCCGACCTGTTCCAGGTTCTCATCACCCCCGCGGCCAGGACGCTGGCCCAGCTTCCGCCGGGCGCCTCGGCCGAGGACGTCAGGAACCAGAAGGAGACGCCGGAACAGCGGCGCGTGCGGATCGCGCTGGAAACGCTGACCCGCACCGGCGACGCGCCCGACCGCAAGGGGCGCGGCCCGGCGGTCATCGCGCCCGATATCGGCCCGTTCAAGGCCGAGGGCACCACGCCCGAGAACCGCGCCCGGATCGGCGAACTGGTCGCGCGGCTGATGGCGAACACCCGTGCCTCCGCCACCGACATTCTTGTCCGCCTGCGCAAGAACGCCTTTGCCCGCGAGGCGCTGTTCAAGAACTTTCCCGATATCGGCGCCGAGATGCTGGACGGGCTCGAAACCGCCCTGACCGGCGACCTCAAGGATATCGCCGATGCCGCCGGGATCAGCGGCGCCGAGCTTGACGAGATGGTCGCCAAGCGCCGCAAGGAACTTGAAGACGCCAAGACCAAGGCCGCCGACACCGTCAACACGCAGGCCGGCGAGGCGAAGAAGACCGTCACCGAGGAGGGGCAGAAGACCTCGGACGCCATCGCCGGCGCGGCCGAGGCGGCCGAGGAGGAGACGCTGCGCCGCCAGACCGCCGTCGCGGGCGAGAACGACCCCGGCGTGGTCCATGCCCGCCGCGACCGGATCGTCGCCTGGTTCCGCGAGCATGTCACCACGCAGATCACCCATTACCAGCGCGCCGGCGACAAGCGGCAGGCCGAGCTGACCACGGCGCGGGGTGAGCAGCAGGACGCCTATCGCACGCTGGCGCAACGCGAAATCTACCAGGTGATGACGCCGGCACCGCCGCGCGCCGCGCGCAACCCGGCCGACAAGCCGCGCGAACAGGCCCTGGCCGACGTGTCGGTGCAGATCCGGCTGTGGTCGGACCAGCAGATCCAGGCCGCGACCGAGCATTTCCGCAAGGCCCTGGCGCTTGCCGCCGCCACCACCGACAGCAATCGCAAGGCGATCGAAGGCGCGGGCTCGGCCGGGATCGAGGCCGCGCGGCAATGGGCCGAGGACAAGATCCTGGCCGGCAAGAGCTGGTGGGAGCGTTTCGTCGCCCGCATCCGGCGCTGGCTGAGCCAGGCCAAGGACGTCAACGAGCAATGGCGCGTGCGGCGCGGCCGCGAGAACGCCAAGGCCATTGCCGACGACCTGCTGGGGGCCGAGCTGGCCGCCAAGGCGCTGGCCAAGGAGGTCGATCAGAACACCGCCCAGCAGATCAACCAGATGACCGACGCCCAGAAGGCGGCCTTCGGGACATTCTACAACAAGGCCAAGGGCAAGCATCCGCTGGACTTCGCCGCCGACCGGCTGAGCGACAACCTGACCCGCGACCACCAGGCCGGCGCGAACGAGACATTCGAGGCCGCGCTGATCGCGATGCCGGTCTCGGGCGGGGACCATGCCACGGCCAACAAGCTGAACGATGTCGCGCGCACGCAGGGCGCGGGCTTCGATGCGGCGCGGATCGCGCAGAACGTCCATGCGGCGATGGATCAATGGGGCACGGACGAGCAGCGCATCTATGACAGCCTGCGCTCGATGACCGCGCTGCAGGGCGCGGTGGTGCGCAAGATGTATCGCGCCATCTTCGACAGCGATCTCGACAGCGACCTGGAAAGCGAGATGGGCGGCGAAGAGCTGGACCAGGCCATGGCCGAGCTGGAAGGCAAGCAGGCCAAAGCCGACGCCATCGCGCTGCACGACGCCATGGCGGGCCTTGGCACTGACGAAGCGACGATCATGCGCACCCTGCGCAACAAATCCGAGGCCGAGCGCGAGGCGATCCGCGCCGAATACCTGCGCATGTATGGCGTCACGCTGGACGCGGACCTGAAGGACGACCTGTCGGACGGCAACGAGATCGCCCAGGCGAACGCGCTGCTGGCGGGCGACAACGAACTGGCCGATGCCATCGAATTCGACGAGGCGATGCGCGGCGGCATCATCAGCACCGGCACCGACGAGAAGCGCATCGAGGAGGTGCAGAACCGGGTGCGGACCGAGGTTCTGGCCATGGCGAAGGGGCAGAACTGGACCTCGGAGGAGATGGAGGCCGAGGTCCGCCGGCGCCTGGCGCTGATCGAGAAGAAATTCGGCGAGCGCTACGCCGATGTCGAGCAATACAACGCCCCCGGCCTGGAAGGCACCACCGTGCTGCGCCGCGCCTTCAGGTCCGAGCTGAGCGGGGCCGAGCTGGATCTTGCCAATGCGCTGCAGGACAACGACCTGATCAAGGCCGACGCCGCCCGGATCGAGATCGAGCGCACCGGCTTCTATGCCTCGGACGACCGGATCAACGGGGTCTTGCGGTCGCAATACGAACGCGCGCTGGAGGCGCGGCGGCTGGACGAGGGACCGGCGCGCAACATGCGGGTGCGGCGGCTGGTGGACGATCTGCGCCATAAGTCCGGCGTCAGCGAGGAAGAGATCTCGCGTCAGCGCATGGCGCTGGAACGCCAGATGGAGAAAGAGATCCAGGACGGCGCCCAGCAGGACAGCCGCCTGTCGATGGACAGCCTGAAGCAGGTCTATCAGGACAAGTATTTCTGGCCGCTGGAATATGTCGTCGAAGTCAATATGTCGGGCGAGGACCGCAACAAGGCCCGCAACATGCTGGAACAGGGCGGCCGGCTGGACCCCCTGCAAGAGATCGAATACGCCACCCGCACCGCCGGCACCGACGAGGAGGCGGTGCGCCGCGTGGTCGGCAGCATGACCAAGGCCGAGCTGGACGTGCTGGCCGCGCAATGGGAAAAGCGGCATCCCGGCCAGAAGTTCCGCGCCATGCTGATCGACGAACTGGACGGCCGCGACCTGTCGGACGTGCTCGATATGTACGACCATGGCAAGCCGACCAGCGCGCTGGAGGCCATCGCCCAGGAAGAGCGGCGGGTCGACCGCGAGGCGAACCAGCTGACCGGCGTCCTGGGCGGCGCCGCGGCGGGTCACGAGGCGGCATGGATGCAGTCCGAGCTCGGCCGCCTGCAAGAGCTCAAGGCAGGCCTGCTGCGCACCGACTGGCCCGACACCGACGAGGCCCGCGAAGAGCGCGCGCAGCTGGGCGAGGAACTCGACTTCCGCGTCGAGCGGGTGCAGGCGGCGGTCGAGGACCACCGGCGCCGCATCGACAGCGTCACCGACATGGCCTCCCAGATCGTCGGGATCGTCGTCGGGCTGGTGGTGGCGGCGCTGATCACCGTGGCGACGGCCGGCACCGCGGGCCCGATCATGGTGGCGGTGCTCGCCTCGCTCTATGCCACCGTCGCGACGATGGCGACGAAACTGCTGATCAAGGGCGGCGCCTATGGCACGCAGGACTTCGCCATCGACGCGGCGGTCGGCGTGGTCGATGCGGCGATGTCGGCCGCGACCGCCGGCATGGGCACCAAGATCCTTGGCCCGATCAAGAGCCTGGTGCGCGGCACCAGGCTGCCCGCGCTGGCCGGCCGGATCGGCAGGACGGGCCTGGCGCAGCGGCTGGCCGGTCTGGAAGGCAGCGGCCTGGTCGCCCGCGCCGGTCGCGCCATCGCGCCCACCCGCGAGGGGGTCGAGCGCGCGGTCGCCCGCTTCGCCGCCGAGGGGATCGAGGATGCGGCCTCCTCGCTGCCCTCGACGGTCATCCAGACCATGGCCGACGACAATATGTGGAAGGGCGATCCGCTCGCCAATTTCCTGACCGGCACCGGCATGGGGCTTTTGCAATCGGTGGCGATGAGCCGCACGCTGGATCTCTCGCTGACGGCGGGCGGCGGGCTGTTCCGCATGGGCCATTCCGCGCTGTTCGAGCCGGGAAACATCGGGCGCGTGCGCGAGCTGAACCGGATCATCGGCGACCATTTCGAGGCGTTCCGGCACGAGAACCCCGATGCCTCGATGGCCGATTTCCTGGCCTCGCCGCAGGGCCGCAAGGCCAGGGCCGAGATCGAGCAGAGCGGCCTGATGCAGGAAATCCGCGCCTCGGTCGAGGCGGCCGAGGCGGCCTCGCGCCGGCCCGCCGACGCCGGGCCGGAGATGGCGCGCACCGCGGGCAGCCCGGACGCGGATGCGCCGCGCGTCGAGGCGATGCGGGCGGTGCTGCCCGAGCTGATCCGCCAGGGCACCTTCGTCACCCCCGACCCCGACCTGCCGGGCCGTTCCGTCCATGTCGAGCCGCTGCGCATCGGCAACCGCATCGTCGGCGTGGATGTCCGGGTCGGGCCGGGGGCGACGGCGCTGGACGTGGCGCTGCACGCCGGGACGATCCATGCCATGCAGAAATACATGGGGGTCCTGGGCAATGTCCGCCGCGTCCTGCACGACCTGATCCACCGCGCCAATGCCACCGGCCTGACCGTCGGCTCGCGCGGATGGGAGGCGCAGCTCGAGCTGGCCAAGCTGCCGGCGATCATCCACGAGCGCATGGAGGCGCTGGCCAGGGCCGGCTCGTCCGCGGATGCGGCCCTGCGGGCACAGGCCGAGGTGCGCTGGCTGGACGCCCAGCTTCTGCGCCACCGGCTGATCCTCGCCGACCCGCGCCTGGCGGCGCAGCAGGGGCGAGGCTTCGTCGCGGCCGAAGATGCGGGCGATGCCGAGGCAGAGGAATCAGCCAAGAAATTGCTGAAAGGCGACCTGCCGGAACGAGTGAATCCCAAGGCGGTGGACACGCTTTTCGCCATGGCCCGACACGCCGATCAGGAGGCGGTGGTCAATTTCCTGGCCAGCCTGCGGCAACGCAACGCGGAATTCGCTCAGCGCGCGGCCAGCGCGGTCGACCAGGTGAGGGGCACGAAATTCGCCGAACTGTTGCAGGCCAGGGCGGCCGACCTCGACGCGCGCGCCAAAAGCCGGCAGGAGCATCTGGACCGTCTGCGGGCCGAGCGGCTGCCCGAGCGCGTCGCACGTTTCATCGAGACCATGGCGAAAGTCGCGGACACGGGCCCGCAGCAGACCACGCGCATGTTCGACGAGACGCTCGACTGGATAACCAACCCGCCAAGACCCGCGGCTGGCGACGATGCCGGCCGAAGCCTCGCGCTCTTCGAGTGGCGCAAGGCGGAAATCGATACGATGCACGAGATGACCGACCTTCTTGGCACGATCATGGCCGACACGGATCTGGCGCTCAGGTTCGTGGATGCGGATGCCTCTCGGGCGGGCATTCCCGAATTCGACCGTTACGACGCGCTGCAAGCCAGGCTGGCAAAGATCCAGGAATTCAACGCGGCCCTGGACGAGGCCATGGCCGATGTCCGGGCCGGAAGACTGTCGCTGGATCGGGTCAAGACCGGCGATGTGCCGTCGCGCCTGCGCGACGCGCTTGCAGGGCTGGACGCACAAGGCCCCGAGAAGGCCCGGACCCTGCTCCAGCACCTGCCGTTCAGCGAGGGATTGCATGGCCGGCGGCCCGCATCGCGCGAGACAAAATGGATCGCCAGGGGCGAAATCGAAGCCCCCGGAACCTCTGACAGGCTGGAAGGCATGTTCGAACGCAGCATTCTTCAGCAAAACATCGAGGCGATGGAAAAACTGCGCCAGTTCATCCGCGATTTCGAACCCGACCTGGTTCTGGGGGTCGAGCGTGGCGGCGCGTTCCTGATCGAATCGCTTGGACCCGGCTTCCCGACCAGGACGGTTCCCAAGGCTCCGGACCTGAAGGGACGCAAGAAGCCCCTGAGCGAATTCGAACAGCCCAAACCGGAAGGATTCGAGGACGTCCAGGGCCAGCGTGCTCCCCATCTGGTCAAGGCCATCATGGACGCCATCGGCGACGGGACGCAGGAGGCCTACCGCTTCGTCGTCGTCGACGTCATCATGGGCGGCGGCGGTATCACCGACATCAGGCGCAACGTCTTCGACGAGGTGATGCGGCGCCTGCCCGACCATCTCCGGTCAAAGGTCAGGTTCGAAAGCATCTGGCTGCGCGAGCAGCACGGCTTCGAGCGCAGCGATCTTGCGCCCGAGGTGAATGATCTGCTGGGTTTCCTGAATGTTGCCGACGATCCGGCGCCGATCATGGGCAGGCTCCGCGATGCCGCGCATCAGTCTCCCGAAGTGTTTCGCGATGCGGTCATGGACTTCGCGCTGAATTCGCTGCCCGACGATCTGACAGGCAGCCAGACTCCGATCAACCAGATCCGGTCGTGGCTGGCCAACTGGCAGAGGCTGACCGACCCCGAGGCACTGGCGATCCTGCGCGACATCTTCCGCGCCGACCCCAGGCAGCGGGCCTATCTGCTGGGCGACGGCCTCGAGGCGCTTGGACCATTCGAAGCCAGGTTCCTTCAGGAGGGGGTCAACCTCACCGAGCGCATCATTCCGGTCCGGCTGGCCGCGGGCGACGACATGAAGATGGTGATGGAACCGGGCACCAGTTCCGACCCCATCGTCATCGTCGACATCAAGACCGGCCGGTCGCATGTCCTGCCGCTGGGGATTGTGGACCCGGTGACGAAAGAAACGCTCACCTCGCAGCGCGCCATCGTCGCGGCCTTGCTGCAAGGCCATTTCAAGCTTGAATGGTAA